A stretch of Actinomycetota bacterium DNA encodes these proteins:
- a CDS encoding SDR family oxidoreductase: protein MLITGGNRGIGKSIAEKFVANGDTVVVTSRTGEPIAGLNVVKCDVADSASVDAAFDLIEQTWGPVAVAVANAGITRDGLIMRMSDDDINDVLNTNLVGAIRVARRAARAMMKARSGRIILMSSVVGLMGSAGQVNYAASKAGLVGAARSLARELGSRGITCNVIAPGFVDTDMTADLSEDRKNEILTNVPLGRYASPAEVADAVAFLASDAAGYITGAVIPVDGGLGMGH from the coding sequence GTGCTTATTACGGGCGGTAACCGCGGAATCGGCAAATCTATCGCCGAGAAATTCGTAGCAAATGGTGACACAGTCGTTGTAACTAGTCGCACTGGTGAGCCCATCGCTGGACTTAATGTGGTCAAGTGTGATGTTGCTGACAGTGCCAGCGTTGATGCAGCCTTCGACCTGATTGAGCAGACCTGGGGTCCAGTAGCAGTTGCCGTAGCCAATGCTGGTATCACTCGTGACGGCCTAATTATGCGAATGAGCGATGACGATATCAACGATGTATTAAACACCAATTTGGTTGGCGCGATCCGCGTTGCCCGCCGAGCCGCCAGAGCCATGATGAAGGCTCGAAGCGGTCGAATTATTCTGATGTCCAGCGTCGTAGGCCTCATGGGATCAGCAGGACAAGTTAACTACGCAGCATCGAAAGCAGGTCTGGTAGGCGCAGCTCGGTCGCTAGCGCGCGAGTTGGGTTCTCGCGGCATCACCTGCAATGTAATTGCACCGGGGTTTGTAGACACTGACATGACCGCTGATTTGTCTGAGGACCGTAAGAATGAGATTCTCACGAATGTTCCACTAGGTCGCTACGCCTCTCCAGCTGAGGTGGCAGATGCGGTAGCTTTCCTGGCTTCTGACGCTGCAGGCTACATTACGGGTGCTGTCATTCCCGTAGATGGCGGACTAGGTATGGGACACTAG
- a CDS encoding DUF3099 domain-containing protein: protein MATEPEVYAITEVQSGTSEEQKRRQRTYLVGMGMRTLCFVGAIVADGALRWVLVAGAILLPYLCVVLANAGRERGLVAMPTAFSRSSSKAITSSTDVEQ, encoded by the coding sequence ATGGCGACTGAACCGGAAGTGTATGCGATTACTGAGGTGCAGTCTGGCACATCAGAAGAGCAGAAGCGGCGCCAGCGCACTTATCTAGTGGGCATGGGGATGCGCACTCTTTGTTTCGTAGGTGCGATAGTGGCAGATGGAGCCCTGCGCTGGGTTTTGGTGGCGGGCGCAATTTTGCTCCCATATCTGTGCGTGGTCCTTGCCAATGCTGGTCGCGAACGTGGACTTGTTGCAATGCCAACTGCTTTTTCTCGATCGAGCAGTAAGGCAATTACAAGTTCCACGGATGTAGAACAGTAA
- the fabI gene encoding enoyl-[acyl-carrier-protein] reductase FabI yields the protein MGILDGKNLLVTGVLKESSIAFNVAKIAQEEGANVVLSSYGRVASITKRVAAKLPVEPALVELDVTNDDDLANLPAALAEYMPHLDGVLHSIAFAPTSALGGNFLNTPWEDVRIALEVSAFSFKSLAVACLPMMEGRAGQILGLDFDATVTWPYYDWMGVSKAALEATTRYLARELGPKGHRVNLVAAGPLQTTAANGIPGFEDFEALWQKRAPLGWDTSDTVPTAKACVALFSDWFPATTGEIIHVDGGVHSQGGP from the coding sequence ATGGGAATTCTTGACGGAAAAAATTTATTAGTAACAGGCGTGCTCAAAGAGTCATCAATTGCCTTTAATGTGGCAAAGATTGCCCAAGAAGAGGGCGCCAATGTTGTGCTCTCGTCTTACGGTCGAGTGGCGAGCATCACCAAGCGTGTCGCTGCCAAGTTGCCAGTCGAGCCGGCCTTAGTTGAACTAGATGTAACGAACGACGACGACTTGGCCAACCTGCCTGCCGCATTAGCGGAATACATGCCACACCTTGACGGCGTTCTGCACTCAATCGCTTTTGCTCCGACTTCTGCTTTAGGCGGCAACTTCCTGAACACTCCTTGGGAGGACGTTCGGATTGCATTGGAAGTATCTGCTTTTTCATTCAAGTCATTGGCTGTGGCATGCCTGCCAATGATGGAAGGTCGTGCAGGCCAGATTCTAGGTTTAGATTTTGATGCCACGGTAACTTGGCCGTATTACGACTGGATGGGTGTTTCCAAAGCAGCCCTCGAGGCGACGACTCGGTACTTAGCTCGAGAGCTTGGCCCCAAAGGTCACAGAGTTAACTTAGTTGCAGCAGGTCCGTTGCAGACCACGGCGGCAAACGGGATCCCTGGTTTTGAGGACTTCGAGGCATTGTGGCAAAAGCGAGCACCTTTGGGTTGGGATACCAGCGATACAGTGCCAACAGCAAAAGCTTGCGTTGCGTTGTTTTCAGATTGGTTCCCAGCGACCACTGGAGAAATCATTCATGTTGATGGCGGCGTGCACAGTCAGGGCGGACCGTAA
- a CDS encoding DNA-binding response regulator — protein MLFDALKISNYTPTVADDGVRALELLRTQQFDLVVADINMPRLSGFELLEKLREAENQVPVILLTAQTDRNDVTHGLKLGADDYVKKPFGLEELMLRIQAILRRTSRVDLLPQTLSCGPIQINRDTFTVTFNGDLMNLSPTEFKLLDLLITNKNKVVRKSELLSEVWEIDFVTSTNVVDTYISYLRKKLHRDGFQGIRTVRGIGFTIEEPA, from the coding sequence ATGCTCTTCGATGCGTTAAAAATATCTAACTACACACCAACTGTTGCCGATGATGGAGTGCGCGCACTTGAACTATTGCGAACACAGCAATTCGATCTAGTTGTTGCCGATATAAACATGCCTAGATTAAGTGGGTTCGAGTTACTTGAAAAACTGCGAGAGGCAGAGAATCAAGTTCCGGTGATTCTGCTAACCGCCCAGACAGATAGGAATGATGTAACCCACGGCCTGAAATTAGGGGCCGACGATTATGTGAAAAAACCATTCGGGCTTGAAGAATTGATGTTGCGAATCCAGGCTATTTTGCGCAGGACTAGCAGAGTCGATCTGTTACCCCAGACTCTTTCCTGTGGACCGATCCAAATTAATCGTGACACATTTACCGTCACTTTTAACGGCGACCTAATGAATCTTTCGCCAACGGAATTTAAGCTTTTGGATTTGCTGATTACAAACAAAAATAAGGTTGTGCGTAAATCTGAACTTTTATCAGAGGTCTGGGAGATTGATTTTGTGACCTCAACAAATGTGGTGGATACTTACATCTCATATTTGCGCAAGAAACTGCACCGAGACGGATTCCAAGGTATCCGCACCGTTCGCGGCATCGGATTTACGATAGAAGAACCTGCGTGA
- a CDS encoding Bax inhibitor-1/YccA family protein: protein MDSRNPVLKKIKAPVVSDEELARIVNGGQLAGQATLVDVITNSAKVFGLVIVGAVFGWVQAANSPIIVLGSFALALVLSLVNTFKKQVSPALVLLYGAVEGVALGGISRWMDTAYGPGIAQQALIGTMTVFAIMLGLYQSKIIKVNGKFMKMFSIAMFSYFAIAIGSLVASFFGVGQGWGFNGVGQIGLLLCVAGVGLAAFSLVVDFEVITNALAQGVEQRESWRLAFGLTVSLVWLYTELLRLLAILNRD from the coding sequence ATGGATTCACGTAATCCTGTCTTGAAAAAAATTAAGGCCCCAGTCGTATCCGATGAAGAATTAGCCCGCATTGTAAATGGCGGCCAGTTAGCCGGACAAGCCACACTCGTGGATGTCATCACGAATAGCGCCAAGGTTTTCGGCTTGGTCATCGTAGGCGCAGTTTTCGGCTGGGTGCAGGCGGCGAACAGTCCAATTATCGTCCTAGGGTCCTTCGCCCTCGCCCTCGTCCTTTCGCTGGTAAACACTTTCAAGAAGCAAGTTTCCCCCGCCTTAGTTTTACTCTATGGCGCGGTTGAAGGTGTGGCTCTGGGTGGAATTAGCCGCTGGATGGACACTGCCTACGGGCCAGGAATCGCACAGCAGGCACTCATAGGCACCATGACAGTATTTGCCATCATGTTGGGGCTGTATCAGTCAAAGATCATCAAAGTGAACGGCAAGTTCATGAAGATGTTCAGTATTGCTATGTTCTCCTATTTCGCCATTGCGATCGGATCACTCGTAGCCAGTTTCTTTGGCGTCGGGCAAGGTTGGGGTTTCAATGGAGTTGGTCAGATTGGCCTACTCCTGTGTGTTGCTGGTGTTGGATTAGCGGCCTTTTCCCTCGTGGTCGACTTTGAAGTCATCACTAATGCCCTAGCCCAGGGCGTGGAGCAGCGGGAATCATGGCGCTTGGCCTTCGGACTTACCGTATCTCTGGTATGGCTTTACACCGAACTTCTGCGCTTATTGGCAATTCTCAACCGCGATTAA
- a CDS encoding dodecin domain-containing protein, with the protein MADRTYRITEIVGTSPESVDKAIRNGINRASQTLRHLDWFEVTEIRGNITDGEIAHFQVGMKVGFRLEDA; encoded by the coding sequence ATGGCTGATCGCACATATCGCATCACTGAGATAGTTGGCACATCGCCCGAAAGCGTTGATAAAGCCATCCGCAATGGAATTAATCGAGCTTCACAAACTTTGCGACATTTAGACTGGTTCGAAGTCACTGAAATTCGAGGCAACATCACTGATGGTGAGATTGCTCACTTTCAGGTCGGCATGAAAGTGGGTTTTCGTCTAGAAGACGCCTAA
- a CDS encoding SURF1 family protein, whose amino-acid sequence MFRFLLAPKWLAVTLVALLLQPAFWELSQWQWRRLHQREQSNSIIVKNQRLDPVALEDLVTVSNSTTTIDASYQWRTVDVVGTWLTDKQVLVRKQSYESNLGFWVLTPFVATSGVQVLVNRGWIPASGSATDSPIVQRPPVGSCELLGRVRLTKDRKSDKPTDLPTGQVDGIQPDEVLDGANLVSNAYLELTASTPQALTPDLQPILAPEISEGPHRSYAWQWIFFAIMTLIGWAILVRKELQDRNKTAHD is encoded by the coding sequence GTGTTTCGGTTTCTGCTCGCGCCCAAGTGGCTGGCAGTCACCCTTGTCGCGTTGCTATTACAGCCCGCTTTTTGGGAACTCTCGCAGTGGCAATGGCGACGCTTGCACCAACGAGAGCAGAGCAATTCCATCATTGTGAAAAATCAGAGACTGGATCCAGTGGCCCTAGAAGATTTGGTAACTGTCTCAAATTCAACTACGACAATTGACGCTAGCTACCAGTGGCGCACAGTAGATGTGGTCGGTACTTGGCTAACAGACAAGCAGGTTTTGGTTCGCAAACAATCTTATGAATCGAATCTGGGATTCTGGGTCCTCACCCCATTTGTAGCCACCAGCGGGGTGCAAGTACTGGTCAACCGCGGCTGGATACCGGCATCAGGTTCCGCTACTGATAGCCCAATAGTGCAACGACCACCTGTTGGATCTTGCGAACTACTAGGGCGAGTTAGATTGACCAAAGATCGTAAATCCGACAAGCCCACGGATTTACCTACTGGCCAGGTGGATGGCATTCAACCCGATGAAGTCTTAGACGGTGCTAATCTTGTGTCCAATGCCTATCTGGAATTAACAGCGAGCACGCCGCAAGCACTTACTCCAGATCTCCAGCCAATCCTTGCCCCAGAAATCTCTGAGGGACCGCACCGCTCTTACGCCTGGCAGTGGATATTCTTCGCCATTATGACTCTAATTGGCTGGGCTATTTTGGTTCGTAAAGAATTACAAGATCGTAACAAAACGGCCCACGACTAG